From Edaphobacter lichenicola, the proteins below share one genomic window:
- a CDS encoding class I SAM-dependent rRNA methyltransferase, which produces MLRKVEDRSPRVVAAQPHGPAAAITRRAADRLRAGHLWVYRSDIESLVPAIGTTEIQPGALLTVMDSRGIPLGTGLYSAASQIAVRIVSNEAALPRAAYLEQLRERVLSALALRDQVAPESMEDDACRLLFSEADNLPGIVADRYNDLVILQLLTQGTAQDDVRNLLTEVLTDRLRPDTGGITLWERPDPKIRELEQLAHPAPGPLHPSTTETPQLTTIFTINGLRFHFDAGSGQKTGAFLDQRLNYAAAARYATGSALDICTYQGGFALHMAQNCRQVTGVDASRSALEVADRNRELNPGIPAQVEWIEADAFELLREYESTGQQYDTIVLDPPAFAKSKRAAEGAMRGYKELNLRAIKMLRPGGTLITCSCSHHVPLQEFTEVVSAAAADAGRRVQLLETRGAAPDHPAVLTLPETSYLKCLICRVG; this is translated from the coding sequence ATGCTGAGAAAAGTAGAAGACCGGTCCCCGCGAGTGGTCGCGGCCCAGCCCCACGGCCCAGCCGCAGCCATCACCCGCCGCGCCGCAGACCGCCTCCGAGCCGGACACCTCTGGGTCTACCGCTCAGACATCGAGTCCCTCGTCCCCGCAATCGGGACCACCGAGATCCAGCCCGGAGCCCTCCTCACGGTCATGGACAGCCGGGGTATACCCCTCGGCACCGGCCTCTACAGCGCCGCCTCGCAGATCGCAGTCCGAATCGTCTCGAACGAAGCCGCACTTCCCCGGGCCGCCTACCTCGAGCAGCTCCGCGAACGCGTCCTCTCCGCCCTCGCCCTGCGCGACCAAGTAGCGCCAGAGTCGATGGAAGACGACGCCTGCCGCCTCCTCTTCTCCGAGGCCGACAACCTCCCCGGCATCGTCGCCGACCGCTACAACGACCTGGTCATCCTCCAACTCCTCACCCAGGGCACCGCCCAGGACGACGTCCGCAACCTCCTGACCGAAGTCCTCACCGACCGTCTGCGCCCCGACACCGGGGGCATCACCCTCTGGGAGCGCCCCGACCCCAAGATCCGCGAACTCGAGCAACTCGCCCATCCAGCACCAGGCCCACTCCACCCAAGCACCACCGAAACACCACAACTCACCACCATCTTCACCATCAACGGCCTTCGTTTTCACTTCGACGCAGGCTCCGGCCAGAAGACAGGAGCATTCCTCGACCAGCGCCTCAACTACGCCGCTGCCGCCCGATACGCAACCGGCTCCGCGCTCGACATCTGCACCTATCAAGGCGGCTTCGCCCTCCACATGGCCCAGAACTGCCGCCAGGTCACCGGAGTAGACGCCAGCCGCAGCGCCCTCGAGGTAGCCGACCGCAACCGCGAGCTCAACCCCGGCATTCCCGCCCAGGTCGAGTGGATCGAGGCCGACGCCTTCGAGCTCCTCCGCGAGTACGAATCCACCGGCCAGCAGTACGACACCATCGTCCTCGACCCGCCCGCCTTCGCCAAGTCCAAGCGCGCCGCCGAAGGCGCCATGCGCGGCTACAAGGAGCTCAACCTCCGCGCCATCAAGATGCTCCGCCCCGGCGGAACCCTCATCACCTGCTCCTGCTCCCACCACGTCCCCCTGCAGGAGTTCACCGAGGTCGTCTCCGCCGCCGCCGCCGACGCAGGCCGCCGCGTCCAGCTCCTCGAGACCCGAGGCGCCGCCCCCGACCACCCCGCCGTCCTCACCCTCCCCGAGACCAGCTACCTCAAGTGCCTCATCTGCCGGGTGGGGTAA
- a CDS encoding winged helix-turn-helix domain-containing protein, whose amino-acid sequence MQTHPEIVYQFGPFEVNVASGELLKNGRRIKLQEQPYRLLVALLENPGKVISREELRSRLWLDDTFVDFDGSLRVAVRKLREALDDDAEDPRYIETIPKRGYRFLVPEVRRIESAPEAAEPEAATFGDHARRDDLEPLKTGAKATRWWLVAGAAILMIGIGLTVGSRMFFPHKVHALTDKDTIVLADFANATGDPVFDGTLRQGLSVQLEQSPFLSIIPDEKIQQTLGLMGQPVDVKLVPAVAREVCQRTASAVVLDGSIAKIGTQYLLTLKAVNCKSGETLASSEAQASDENHVLNALGKVSVQIRNKLGESLSTIRKFDTPLEEATTPSLEALKAYSSAMQTVRTKGPDAATPFFKRAVELDPNFAVAYAYLGVMATTSLEPSLSVDYRTKAYELRGRVSEAEKYWITATYHKGVSGNIPKAIEACDLWIQAYPRSEMPRIYLGAAVLPVVGQYERAVEESSEAVRLRPDFPLAYAFNIRAHAALNRFDEAKALYAKALERRLSNPFIDVAMYDLAFAQNDTAGMAQHAAKLKALPRLGHQIINMEGDTAAYSGHLIDARELSRRAMDNAQRAGEKDAPAVYSGTSGLREAWFGNTGEARRRGSLALKLSSGRDLQYFVALTFAYARDDARAKALADDLDKRFPEDTIVQFNYLPTVRGKLALNKGDVSGAIQSLGAAAPYELGATRTTDLDWTAMFPVFVRGEAYLAARQGSQAAAEFQKILDHRGLVLNQPIGALAHLGLGRAYVLQSDIPKAKAAYLDFLTLWQDADPDIPVLQQAKAEYAKLQ is encoded by the coding sequence GTGCAGACACATCCCGAAATTGTCTATCAATTCGGTCCGTTTGAGGTAAACGTCGCCTCGGGAGAGCTCCTGAAGAACGGCAGACGCATTAAGCTGCAGGAGCAACCCTACCGCCTCCTCGTCGCCCTTTTGGAAAACCCGGGTAAAGTTATCAGTCGGGAGGAACTTCGAAGCCGTCTCTGGCTGGACGATACCTTCGTTGATTTTGACGGTAGCCTTCGGGTGGCGGTTCGTAAACTTCGAGAGGCGTTGGACGATGACGCCGAAGATCCCCGATACATCGAGACGATTCCAAAGCGAGGGTATCGATTCCTCGTTCCTGAAGTTCGCCGGATTGAGTCCGCTCCTGAAGCTGCGGAACCGGAAGCCGCTACATTTGGCGACCATGCACGGCGCGACGATCTGGAGCCTTTGAAAACGGGCGCGAAAGCCACTCGATGGTGGCTGGTCGCTGGTGCCGCGATACTGATGATCGGAATCGGACTGACTGTCGGCAGCCGGATGTTTTTTCCGCACAAGGTACACGCGTTAACGGACAAAGACACGATCGTCCTTGCGGACTTCGCCAACGCCACCGGCGACCCGGTCTTTGACGGCACGCTGCGACAGGGGCTCTCCGTGCAATTGGAACAGTCACCCTTTCTCAGTATTATCCCTGACGAGAAGATCCAGCAGACCCTCGGCCTGATGGGCCAGCCCGTGGATGTGAAGCTGGTACCGGCAGTTGCGCGGGAGGTCTGCCAGCGGACGGCCAGCGCCGTGGTGCTCGACGGTTCGATTGCGAAGATTGGCACCCAGTATCTTCTGACGCTCAAGGCGGTCAACTGCAAAAGCGGAGAGACGCTGGCGAGCTCAGAGGCACAGGCGAGTGACGAGAACCATGTGCTTAATGCGCTTGGAAAGGTGTCCGTCCAGATACGGAATAAGCTGGGCGAGTCTCTCAGCACGATACGGAAGTTTGATACCCCTTTGGAGGAGGCGACGACACCTTCGCTGGAGGCTCTGAAAGCTTACAGTTCCGCCATGCAGACTGTCAGGACAAAAGGTCCGGACGCGGCGACGCCGTTTTTCAAACGAGCCGTCGAACTCGACCCCAACTTTGCGGTGGCATACGCCTACCTGGGCGTCATGGCTACCACTAGTCTTGAACCCAGCCTCTCTGTGGACTACCGCACAAAGGCGTATGAACTGCGCGGCCGGGTCAGTGAGGCGGAGAAGTATTGGATTACAGCCACCTACCATAAAGGCGTCAGCGGCAACATCCCAAAGGCCATTGAGGCCTGCGATCTCTGGATCCAGGCTTATCCACGCTCCGAGATGCCGCGCATTTACCTGGGGGCGGCGGTTTTGCCGGTCGTTGGACAGTATGAAAGAGCAGTCGAAGAGTCCTCCGAGGCAGTTCGTCTGCGTCCTGACTTTCCCCTCGCCTACGCTTTCAACATTCGTGCGCATGCCGCTCTCAATCGTTTCGATGAGGCGAAGGCCCTCTACGCAAAGGCTCTTGAACGCAGACTGTCTAACCCTTTCATCGATGTCGCGATGTATGACCTTGCCTTCGCGCAGAACGATACGGCGGGGATGGCCCAACACGCTGCAAAACTGAAGGCGCTGCCGAGGTTGGGACACCAAATAATAAATATGGAAGGCGATACTGCCGCCTATTCCGGGCACCTTATAGACGCCCGCGAGCTTAGCCGCCGCGCGATGGATAACGCCCAACGCGCAGGAGAGAAGGACGCGCCGGCCGTCTACTCTGGCACCTCCGGACTGAGGGAAGCCTGGTTCGGCAACACCGGCGAAGCACGGCGACGCGGCAGTTTGGCATTGAAGCTCTCGAGCGGCCGCGATCTGCAGTATTTTGTTGCGCTCACGTTTGCCTATGCCAGAGATGATGCGCGAGCGAAAGCGCTGGCCGATGATCTGGACAAGAGGTTTCCGGAAGACACAATTGTGCAGTTCAACTATCTGCCGACCGTCCGTGGAAAGCTTGCGCTCAACAAAGGAGATGTCTCTGGCGCGATTCAGAGTCTTGGGGCCGCAGCACCTTATGAGCTTGGGGCGACGAGAACCACTGATTTGGATTGGACCGCGATGTTTCCAGTCTTTGTGCGTGGCGAAGCCTACCTGGCTGCGCGTCAGGGTAGCCAGGCTGCCGCCGAGTTCCAGAAGATTCTCGATCATCGCGGCCTCGTCCTGAACCAACCCATCGGTGCGCTCGCCCATCTCGGTCTGGGTCGCGCTTACGTGTTGCAGAGCGACATCCCCAAGGCTAAAGCGGCCTATCTGGATTTCCTTACGCTTTGGCAGGACGCGGACCCGGATATTCCTGTCCTGCAACAAGCCAAAGCGGAATACGCGAAGTTGCAATAG